In one window of Bizionia sp. M204 DNA:
- a CDS encoding DUF4252 domain-containing protein: MKTIINNNTITNREKLNKLKTNPMKKYTLIFVLALMMMPFASQAQDIFAKYSENPEVTYVSIKPKMFQMLAKMDINTDDPESQEYINMVNSITSFKVISTGDKAISSDVSKWVKSRKGGLEELMVVKDDGMNMTFYVKEGRDSDHVSEFLMFVDGIGAVTKDMDINMNGKKREFETVVVSLTGDINLNQISKLTQKMNIPGGEHLEKKDKR, translated from the coding sequence ATGAAAACAATAATTAATAACAACACCATTACTAACCGTGAAAAATTAAATAAATTAAAAACAAACCCTATGAAAAAGTACACCCTTATTTTCGTTTTGGCACTAATGATGATGCCATTCGCTTCTCAAGCACAAGATATTTTTGCAAAATACAGCGAGAATCCTGAAGTAACCTATGTGTCCATTAAACCTAAAATGTTTCAAATGTTAGCTAAAATGGATATTAATACGGATGATCCAGAATCACAAGAATATATCAATATGGTGAATAGTATTACCAGTTTTAAAGTCATTTCCACAGGAGATAAAGCTATTTCTTCCGATGTATCTAAATGGGTAAAATCTAGAAAAGGTGGTTTAGAGGAATTAATGGTCGTTAAAGATGATGGCATGAATATGACATTTTATGTTAAGGAAGGCCGCGATTCGGACCATGTAAGTGAATTCCTGATGTTTGTAGATGGTATTGGAGCTGTTACAAAAGATATGGATATTAATATGAATGGTAAAAAACGTGAATTTGAAACAGTGGTAGTTTCATTAACAGGAGATATTAACTTAAATCAAATTTCTAAATTAACCCAGAAAATGAATATTCCAGGTGGTGAACATTTGGAAAAGAAAGATAAGAGATAA
- a CDS encoding RNA polymerase sigma factor, with translation MTQTEFLNIVMPFKDKVFRLAKRLLVSREEAEDATQEIILKLWKNQEKMSNYKNIEAFSMTMTKNFCLDKLKSKQAQNLKIVHSNYEDHNVSLQKEVEVNDSLDWVSKIMADLPEQQKMVVQLRDIEQYDYNEIAKMLDMNETAVRVALSRARKTIREKLTNTHNYGIK, from the coding sequence ATGACACAGACAGAATTTTTGAATATTGTCATGCCATTTAAAGATAAAGTCTTTCGTTTAGCCAAACGATTGCTTGTGTCTCGGGAGGAAGCAGAAGATGCAACTCAAGAGATTATCTTAAAATTGTGGAAAAACCAAGAGAAAATGAGCAACTATAAAAACATAGAAGCCTTTTCAATGACCATGACAAAAAATTTTTGTTTAGATAAATTAAAATCTAAACAGGCACAGAATTTAAAAATTGTACATAGTAATTATGAAGATCATAATGTGTCCTTACAAAAGGAAGTTGAGGTCAATGATAGTTTGGATTGGGTAAGTAAGATTATGGCAGATTTGCCAGAACAGCAAAAAATGGTTGTTCAGCTGCGGGATATTGAGCAATACGATTATAATGAAATAGCCAAAATGCTAGATATGAATGAAACAGCCGTCCGAGTAGCCTTATCAAGAGCTCGAAAAACAATACGTGAAAAATTAACTAATACACATAATTATGGTATTAAATAA
- a CDS encoding S41 family peptidase, which produces MKIAMKNRTIYLLVIYASTLFTGCFEDIDDNPASTRDLNDFVWRGLNTYYLYKDNVPDLANDRFDTGSYEAFLNNYPSPEALFEYLRYQPQTVDRFSWITSNYIQLEQLLSGTTQNNGMDYGLMRYPDGSENVFGYVGYVLPNSSASNQGVSRGTIFYAIDGIPITTSNFNSLLRNTTYTINLADYNDNGTSQTSDDNITPNGQSITLSKSSLTENPIFKTEIFEVAGENVGYLMYNGFTRDFDSQLNAVFGQFQANNIQNLVLDLRYNSGGSVNTAILLSSMIAGQTGNVFSTEEWNSDIQSQLSEAQTTNYFTDNDAGAPLNILNLNKVYVLTTKRSASASELVINSLDPYIDVVQIGTETAGKFQASVTLYDAPDFRRANANPSHLYAMQPLVLKSLNAVGNTDYSQGLFPEIPQSENYSNMGTLGSETEPLLATALQLILDDSRIYIPFVEPLDLVGDKSDVLPLSIGMYVD; this is translated from the coding sequence ATGAAAATAGCTATGAAAAACCGAACTATTTATTTACTCGTTATTTACGCATCTACCCTATTTACGGGCTGTTTTGAAGATATAGATGATAATCCAGCATCTACCCGTGACTTAAATGATTTTGTTTGGCGAGGTTTAAACACCTATTATCTCTATAAGGATAATGTGCCGGATTTAGCAAACGACCGGTTTGATACAGGTTCCTATGAAGCATTTTTAAATAATTATCCTTCACCAGAAGCCTTGTTTGAATATTTACGCTATCAACCACAAACGGTGGATAGGTTTAGTTGGATAACGTCTAATTACATTCAATTGGAACAACTATTAAGTGGTACAACACAAAACAACGGCATGGATTACGGCCTTATGCGTTATCCAGACGGTTCGGAAAACGTGTTTGGATATGTTGGATATGTATTGCCAAATTCTAGCGCTAGCAATCAAGGCGTCTCCAGAGGAACTATTTTTTATGCTATTGATGGCATTCCAATTACTACCTCTAATTTTAATAGTTTATTACGAAATACTACCTACACTATTAATTTAGCAGATTATAATGATAATGGAACCTCTCAAACGAGCGATGACAATATTACACCAAATGGCCAAAGCATTACACTTTCAAAATCTTCCCTTACTGAAAACCCTATTTTTAAAACAGAAATATTTGAAGTTGCCGGAGAAAACGTAGGGTATTTAATGTATAATGGATTTACTAGAGATTTTGATTCGCAATTAAATGCCGTGTTTGGTCAGTTTCAAGCAAATAATATTCAGAATTTAGTTTTGGATTTACGTTATAATTCGGGAGGCTCTGTTAATACAGCTATTTTATTGTCTAGTATGATAGCTGGACAAACTGGCAATGTGTTTAGTACGGAAGAATGGAATTCTGATATTCAATCTCAACTATCAGAAGCACAAACCACGAATTACTTTACAGATAATGATGCTGGAGCTCCTTTAAACATTTTAAATCTAAACAAGGTGTATGTTTTAACCACAAAACGATCAGCATCTGCTAGTGAGTTAGTTATAAACAGTTTAGATCCTTATATAGATGTGGTTCAAATAGGAACCGAAACTGCTGGTAAATTTCAAGCATCCGTAACGCTTTATGATGCGCCCGATTTTCGTAGAGCAAATGCAAACCCATCACATTTATATGCTATGCAACCTCTAGTATTAAAATCCTTGAATGCCGTTGGTAATACGGATTATAGCCAAGGCTTATTTCCGGAAATACCGCAGTCCGAAAATTACAGCAATATGGGAACACTGGGCTCTGAAACTGAACCGCTTTTAGCAACAGCTCTACAGCTTATTTTAGATGATAGCCGCATTTATATTCCTTTTGTAGAACCTTTGGATTTAGTTGGAGATAAGTCCGATGTCTTACCACTGTCTATTGGTATGTATGTAGATTAG
- a CDS encoding T9SS type A sorting domain-containing protein — MKKTTIQIIMFLAFAFTWQANAQTVVIGSGTDVTGSTASDPINGFYNAMRYQVVYTAAELSTMMTPFDEITALGFDIVGDYAGGALLGYTIKIGHTAATNSAAHNTSPTVTVFGPTDYDPTVTASGVYDMITFTSNFVWNGVDNIVIDICTDGQNPYTGPYGQVATTANTANGARSVRRDGTTACGLPTSDVINNRPNIQFNYIDGTPPTCTFAVVDSSAVVQDCATSQYSVNVEFTTVGDATGVSDGTTTYPISGTTATAGPFAIGTTQTLMVVHSDNACDFTLGNFSYDECPSIVTCGTPLNTTFCYAANDNTDFVYESSDGSNLKVIFNAGSIENCCDDLVIIDSDGVTELYRGANGGNLSGLEFTASGSSITVAVDSDGSVQSCASNQDWDWDVICLNCTPGAATTSVIEDCGTSTYTIEVVVTDAGDATNITDGVSPQAFTGTVTFGPYAFGVDTTLNIEHTDAGCDYTLGTFGLDTCPPTNDNCATAEIAPIGIGACGTTVTGNNTGATDSGVAQAGCATAVYAGGDIWYQFDMPAGETELVYTRSASAFSTTQLELFSGSCGSLVEVGCTTAATASFTGLTPSATYYVRIYDWNNDNFGDVTFCLNTPPTCPEPTGLNATNLTETTADLQWTENGTATTWDVEWGAENFTLGTGTMITGTTNNPESLIGLSASTAYDFYVRADCGAGDTSIWVGPYTFNTPGPPPANDDCSGAIAIAIGSTTSGTTFNATGASSTSCNGTIGNDVWYTVVGDGGDLTITVDSPNEDSQIGVYASPDCAGITLGTCDFSIDPFNNPAVLTFTSVAGTNYYIQVGAWINSGDPSTHDITINTTLSTQDFDMDSALTYYPNPVNNLLMLKTQKAIQQVAVYNMLGQEVLRTSPNTVASEVDMSNLQTGAYFVKVTIGKTTETIRVLKN; from the coding sequence ATGAAAAAAACTACAATTCAAATTATTATGTTTTTAGCTTTTGCCTTTACGTGGCAGGCTAACGCGCAAACGGTCGTTATTGGCTCTGGAACAGATGTTACGGGCTCTACGGCTTCTGATCCAATCAATGGCTTTTATAATGCCATGCGGTACCAAGTAGTATATACGGCTGCAGAATTAAGTACCATGATGACACCTTTTGATGAAATTACAGCTTTAGGCTTTGATATAGTCGGGGATTATGCGGGTGGTGCCTTGTTAGGTTATACAATCAAAATTGGCCATACAGCAGCTACCAATTCAGCAGCACATAATACATCACCTACAGTAACGGTTTTTGGACCAACAGATTATGATCCTACCGTAACAGCATCTGGTGTTTATGATATGATAACCTTTACATCTAATTTTGTTTGGAACGGTGTTGATAATATAGTAATTGATATTTGTACGGATGGACAGAACCCATATACAGGACCTTATGGTCAAGTAGCTACAACTGCAAATACGGCAAATGGCGCCCGATCAGTTAGAAGAGACGGAACAACAGCTTGTGGGTTACCTACTTCAGATGTAATAAACAACAGACCTAACATTCAGTTTAACTATATAGATGGAACACCTCCTACCTGCACCTTTGCAGTGGTTGATTCTTCTGCAGTGGTTCAAGACTGTGCTACTTCTCAATATTCTGTAAATGTAGAGTTTACAACCGTTGGCGATGCTACGGGTGTTTCTGATGGAACCACAACATATCCAATTTCTGGAACAACTGCTACAGCTGGTCCTTTTGCAATTGGAACGACACAAACCTTAATGGTGGTTCATTCCGATAATGCATGCGATTTCACTTTAGGTAATTTTTCGTATGATGAATGTCCTAGTATTGTTACGTGCGGAACGCCATTAAACACAACATTTTGTTATGCAGCTAATGATAACACAGACTTCGTTTATGAAAGTAGTGATGGATCTAACTTAAAAGTTATTTTTAATGCTGGTTCTATTGAAAATTGTTGTGATGATTTAGTAATTATAGATAGTGATGGCGTAACGGAATTATATAGAGGTGCAAATGGCGGAAACTTAAGTGGTCTAGAATTTACTGCTTCCGGTTCTTCTATTACGGTAGCTGTAGATTCTGATGGCTCGGTTCAAAGTTGTGCTTCTAATCAAGACTGGGATTGGGATGTAATTTGTTTAAACTGTACACCAGGAGCAGCTACAACTTCAGTCATTGAGGACTGTGGTACATCAACATATACCATTGAAGTGGTAGTAACTGATGCTGGAGATGCAACAAATATTACTGATGGTGTTTCTCCGCAAGCATTTACAGGAACAGTAACATTTGGTCCCTATGCATTTGGTGTTGATACAACATTAAATATAGAACATACAGACGCGGGATGCGATTATACATTAGGAACTTTTGGTTTAGATACATGCCCTCCAACTAATGATAACTGTGCCACTGCAGAAATTGCTCCTATTGGAATTGGTGCTTGTGGAACTACAGTAACAGGAAACAATACAGGTGCAACGGACTCTGGAGTTGCTCAAGCTGGTTGTGCAACTGCAGTTTATGCAGGTGGCGATATTTGGTACCAGTTTGATATGCCAGCAGGTGAAACAGAACTAGTGTATACTAGAAGTGCCTCTGCTTTTTCTACAACACAACTTGAACTATTTAGTGGTTCTTGTGGTTCCTTGGTAGAAGTTGGCTGTACTACAGCCGCAACAGCTAGCTTTACAGGTTTAACACCTTCTGCTACATATTATGTAAGAATTTACGATTGGAATAATGATAATTTTGGTGATGTAACATTTTGTTTAAACACACCACCAACGTGTCCTGAACCAACTGGTTTAAATGCAACCAACTTAACAGAGACTACGGCTGATTTACAATGGACTGAAAATGGAACAGCCACAACTTGGGATGTAGAATGGGGAGCAGAAAACTTTACGTTAGGAACTGGGACTATGATTACGGGAACTACAAACAACCCGGAATCACTTATAGGTTTATCTGCTTCTACAGCTTATGATTTCTATGTACGTGCAGATTGTGGAGCAGGCGATACTAGTATTTGGGTAGGACCTTACACATTTAATACGCCAGGTCCACCTCCAGCAAACGACGATTGTTCTGGTGCAATTGCAATTGCAATTGGAAGTACAACATCTGGTACAACTTTTAATGCAACAGGTGCATCGTCAACTTCTTGTAATGGAACAATAGGGAATGATGTATGGTACACGGTTGTTGGAGATGGCGGCGATTTAACTATAACGGTCGATTCTCCTAACGAAGATTCGCAAATTGGTGTTTATGCAAGTCCTGACTGTGCAGGAATAACTTTAGGTACGTGTGATTTTAGCATAGATCCATTTAATAATCCTGCTGTATTAACATTTACATCCGTAGCTGGGACTAACTATTATATTCAAGTAGGAGCTTGGATAAATTCAGGAGATCCGTCTACACATGATATTACCATTAATACAACATTATCTACGCAAGATTTTGATATGGATTCAGCGCTAACGTATTATCCAAACCCGGTTAATAATTTATTAATGTTAAAAACTCAAAAAGCAATTCAACAGGTGGCTGTTTACAATATGTTAGGACAAGAAGTACTTCGTACGTCTCCTAATACTGTTGCAAGCGAGGTAGATATGTCTAACTTACAAACAGGAGCTTACTTTGTAAAAGTAACTATTGGTAAAACGACTGAAACTATTCGCGTTCTTAAAAACTAA